One Loxodonta africana isolate mLoxAfr1 chromosome 4, mLoxAfr1.hap2, whole genome shotgun sequence genomic region harbors:
- the CLECL1 gene encoding putative C-type lectin-like domain family 1 isoform X4, whose protein sequence is MSGDIVYADIKTVKTSRLEHSSPLQKPDSDYHGIFLKAGCAMIIILLVTVIVLSIFVIQFNYARHNEVNNESIKKNCTGKNESKTITSKVSSNSPTVHQSCPCQSWTPHGGKCYWIAENEESWDKSRDICAMKNSHLFVIQDITDMIFSKTRPNVDSEHELCQDVSI, encoded by the exons ATGTCTGGAGACATAGTTTATGCTGATATCAAAACTGTTAAGACTTCCCGTTTAGAGCATTCATCTCCACTTCAGAAACCTG atTCTGACTACCATGGAATTTTTCTGAAAGCTGGATGTGCAATGATCATCATCCTCTTGGTGACCGTAATTGTGCTGAGCATTTTTG TTATCCAGTTCAACTATGCAAGACATAATGAAGTGAATAATGAGTCAATAAAGAAAAACTGTACTGGAAAAAATGAATCTAAAACAATTACCTCAAAAG TTTCTTCCAACTCTCCCACTGTCCATCAATCATGTCCCTGCCAAAGCTGGACACCACATGGCGGGAAATGTTACTGGATTGCTGAAAATGAGGAATCTTGGGACAAAAGTCGAGATATCTGTGCCATGAAAAATTCACATCTCTTTGTGATTCAAGACATCACTGATATG attttcagtaaaacaAGACCAAACGTGGACTCGGAGCATGAGCTGTGCCAAGATGTCTCAATCTGA
- the CLECL1 gene encoding killer cell lectin-like receptor subfamily B member 1B allele A isoform X2 → MSGDIVYADIKTVKTSRLEHSSPLQKPDSDYHGIFLKAGCAMIIILLVTVIVLSIFVIQFNYARHNEVNNESIKKNCTGKNESKTITSKVSSNSPTVHQSCPCQSWTPHGGKCYWIAENEESWDKSRDICAMKNSHLFVIQDITDMSFIWRHLKSSTFYWIGLTYLPAETSWIWVDNSSFNQNIFSVKQDQTWTRSMSCAKMSQSEIKAAKCDDKNQWICKL, encoded by the exons ATGTCTGGAGACATAGTTTATGCTGATATCAAAACTGTTAAGACTTCCCGTTTAGAGCATTCATCTCCACTTCAGAAACCTG atTCTGACTACCATGGAATTTTTCTGAAAGCTGGATGTGCAATGATCATCATCCTCTTGGTGACCGTAATTGTGCTGAGCATTTTTG TTATCCAGTTCAACTATGCAAGACATAATGAAGTGAATAATGAGTCAATAAAGAAAAACTGTACTGGAAAAAATGAATCTAAAACAATTACCTCAAAAG TTTCTTCCAACTCTCCCACTGTCCATCAATCATGTCCCTGCCAAAGCTGGACACCACATGGCGGGAAATGTTACTGGATTGCTGAAAATGAGGAATCTTGGGACAAAAGTCGAGATATCTGTGCCATGAAAAATTCACATCTCTTTGTGATTCAAGACATCACTGATATG AGTTTCATATGGAGGCACTTAAAAAGTTCAACCTTTTATTGGATTGGTTTGACATATCTACCCGCAGAGACGTCATGGATTTGGGTGGACAACAGCTCATTTAACCAAAATAT attttcagtaaaacaAGACCAAACGTGGACTCGGAGCATGAGCTGTGCCAAGATGTCTCAATCTGAGATTAAAGCAGCAAAATGTGATGACAAAAATCAATGGATTTGTAAATTGTAA
- the CLECL1 gene encoding killer cell lectin-like receptor subfamily B member 1B allele B isoform X3, producing the protein MSGDIVYADIKTVKTSRLEHSSPLQKPDSDYHGIFLKAGCAMIIILLVTVIVLSIFVIQFNYARHNEVNNESIKKNCTGKNESKTITSKVSSNSPTVHQSCPCQSWTPHGGKCYWIAENEESWDKSRDICAMKNSHLFVIQDITDMSFIWRHLKSSTFYWIGLTYLPAETSWIWVDNSSFNQNISEDDQI; encoded by the exons ATGTCTGGAGACATAGTTTATGCTGATATCAAAACTGTTAAGACTTCCCGTTTAGAGCATTCATCTCCACTTCAGAAACCTG atTCTGACTACCATGGAATTTTTCTGAAAGCTGGATGTGCAATGATCATCATCCTCTTGGTGACCGTAATTGTGCTGAGCATTTTTG TTATCCAGTTCAACTATGCAAGACATAATGAAGTGAATAATGAGTCAATAAAGAAAAACTGTACTGGAAAAAATGAATCTAAAACAATTACCTCAAAAG TTTCTTCCAACTCTCCCACTGTCCATCAATCATGTCCCTGCCAAAGCTGGACACCACATGGCGGGAAATGTTACTGGATTGCTGAAAATGAGGAATCTTGGGACAAAAGTCGAGATATCTGTGCCATGAAAAATTCACATCTCTTTGTGATTCAAGACATCACTGATATG AGTTTCATATGGAGGCACTTAAAAAGTTCAACCTTTTATTGGATTGGTTTGACATATCTACCCGCAGAGACGTCATGGATTTGGGTGGACAACAGCTCATTTAACCAAAATAT
- the CLECL1 gene encoding putative C-type lectin-like domain family 1 isoform X6, whose translation MSGDIVYADIKTVKTSRLEHSSPLQKPDSDYHGIFLKAGCAMIIILLVTVIVLSIFVIQFNYARHNEVNNESIKKNCTGKNESKTITSKVSSNSPTVHQSCPCQSWTPHGGKCYWIAENEESWDKSRDICAMKNSHLFVIQDITDMM comes from the exons ATGTCTGGAGACATAGTTTATGCTGATATCAAAACTGTTAAGACTTCCCGTTTAGAGCATTCATCTCCACTTCAGAAACCTG atTCTGACTACCATGGAATTTTTCTGAAAGCTGGATGTGCAATGATCATCATCCTCTTGGTGACCGTAATTGTGCTGAGCATTTTTG TTATCCAGTTCAACTATGCAAGACATAATGAAGTGAATAATGAGTCAATAAAGAAAAACTGTACTGGAAAAAATGAATCTAAAACAATTACCTCAAAAG TTTCTTCCAACTCTCCCACTGTCCATCAATCATGTCCCTGCCAAAGCTGGACACCACATGGCGGGAAATGTTACTGGATTGCTGAAAATGAGGAATCTTGGGACAAAAGTCGAGATATCTGTGCCATGAAAAATTCACATCTCTTTGTGATTCAAGACATCACTGATATG atgtag
- the CLECL1 gene encoding killer cell lectin-like receptor subfamily B member 1B allele B isoform X1, translating to MSGDIVYADIKTVKTSRLEHSSPLQKPDSDYHGIFLKAGCAMIIILLVTVIVLSIFVIQFNYARHNEVNNESIKKNCTGKNESKTITSKVSSNSPTVHQSCPCQSWTPHGGKCYWIAENEESWDKSRDICAMKNSHLFVIQDITDMSFIWRHLKSSTFYWIGLTYLPAETSWIWVDNSSFNQNMSPGDSIAKHLAANLYVSSLNPAAALRKKDVAVPLKMTILETLWSRSTLSCSICMS from the exons ATGTCTGGAGACATAGTTTATGCTGATATCAAAACTGTTAAGACTTCCCGTTTAGAGCATTCATCTCCACTTCAGAAACCTG atTCTGACTACCATGGAATTTTTCTGAAAGCTGGATGTGCAATGATCATCATCCTCTTGGTGACCGTAATTGTGCTGAGCATTTTTG TTATCCAGTTCAACTATGCAAGACATAATGAAGTGAATAATGAGTCAATAAAGAAAAACTGTACTGGAAAAAATGAATCTAAAACAATTACCTCAAAAG TTTCTTCCAACTCTCCCACTGTCCATCAATCATGTCCCTGCCAAAGCTGGACACCACATGGCGGGAAATGTTACTGGATTGCTGAAAATGAGGAATCTTGGGACAAAAGTCGAGATATCTGTGCCATGAAAAATTCACATCTCTTTGTGATTCAAGACATCACTGATATG AGTTTCATATGGAGGCACTTAAAAAGTTCAACCTTTTATTGGATTGGTTTGACATATCTACCCGCAGAGACGTCATGGATTTGGGTGGACAACAGCTCATTTAACCAAAATAT gagccctggtgactcaatagctaagcacttggctgctaacctttatgtcagcagtttgaatccagcagctgctctgaggaagaaagatgtggcagtcccctTAAAGATGACaattttggaaactctatggtccaggtctactctctcctgtagcatatgtatgagttag
- the CLECL1 gene encoding putative C-type lectin-like domain family 1 isoform X5 — protein sequence MSGDIVYADIKTVKTSRLEHSSPLQKPDSDYHGIFLKAGCAMIIILLVTVIVLSIFVIQFNYARHNEVNNESIKKNCTGKNESKTITSKVSSNSPTVHQSCPCQSWTPHGGKCYWIAENEESWDKSRDICAMKNSHLFVIQDITDMFRG from the exons ATGTCTGGAGACATAGTTTATGCTGATATCAAAACTGTTAAGACTTCCCGTTTAGAGCATTCATCTCCACTTCAGAAACCTG atTCTGACTACCATGGAATTTTTCTGAAAGCTGGATGTGCAATGATCATCATCCTCTTGGTGACCGTAATTGTGCTGAGCATTTTTG TTATCCAGTTCAACTATGCAAGACATAATGAAGTGAATAATGAGTCAATAAAGAAAAACTGTACTGGAAAAAATGAATCTAAAACAATTACCTCAAAAG TTTCTTCCAACTCTCCCACTGTCCATCAATCATGTCCCTGCCAAAGCTGGACACCACATGGCGGGAAATGTTACTGGATTGCTGAAAATGAGGAATCTTGGGACAAAAGTCGAGATATCTGTGCCATGAAAAATTCACATCTCTTTGTGATTCAAGACATCACTGATATG